ATGACGCAATCGATCGCTACCGGGTCAACAGCGAAGAACAGGCTGTTGGGCATCTGTCCCCCAAACGTCGACCACGGCGAGGGGGGGATATTGAACTCCTTGGCTCCAAACAGTCCATCCCCGATGGTTAGGATGGTCTTGTTTTGGATATGAGGGTTCTGGAATAGATCAACCAATGGGTTGTAGGTGGATGAGAAGTAGTCCCCTTTCGGATCGATATACGCGTGAAAATTCCCGGGCTTGTTCACGCTCCCAAGGTGATTCTTAAAGCCCAGAGAGATCCCGGCAAGGCTGTGGCGCTTTAGGATGGGCATGTTGATCACGTAGGTGGCGCGAATCAGGACGTCTGTGATCCTCGTTGGCGGCGGAGCTGGCGTTCCGGCGGGCGGTGAGAACGTGATGTAGGCCGCCGGGTCGCTGCTGCTAAATCCCGCGGTCTCCCGGCAGTGGGCATCGAAGAATCGCACGCCGTTGTATAGACATCCGTTCACAAATCGATCGGGCATCCACCGGATAGCGTCGTAGACCCAGATATCGGACTCCGCCACGCCTCGCTTCTTTAAGCCCCGGATAACGGCGTTTACGGGCTGGATCAAGGCGTCGATCTTACCGCTGGTGTTGTCACACACACGTTGGGCATTGTTGAAATTCACCTTGATGGCGATCCCCTGACCTGGGCGGTAGGAGGGCAGCAGGGCGGCCCACGCGTCGGCGACGGTAGACGTCCCGGTCAACGCCATAAGCCCTTGGTCAACCATCGCATCGACGACGTCCTGATCCACGTAATTCCAGTATTGGCTGTCCGTTCTATCCCAGTACGTGGCGTCGTTGCTGTGGACATGGACGACCGTGCCCGTCGTCGGCGGTGCGGCCGATGTGGCTGTCGGGCTGGGTGTGTCGGTTGGTGTTGGCGTGTCCGTAGCCGTGGGCGTCTCGGTCGGCGTGGGCGTATCCGTCGGTGTTGGCGTGTCCGTGGCTGCGGGCGTGTCGGTCGGCGTCGGTGTGTCGGTTGCCGTGGGCGTGTCCGTCGCGGCAGGTGTATCCGTGGCTGTCGGCGTATCGGTCGGAGCGGGCGTGTCCGTCGCCGTAGGTGTCGCTGATGGGGTGGATGTGGCCGAAGGGGTGCTCGTGGCCGTCGGACGGAGAGGCGTCATGGAGGGCGTGACGGATGCGTCCGTATGGTGCCAGATGTCTGGAAAATACCGGGTCTCCTCCGCACGGAAGGACAACACGCGGGCGATCGTTCCGGGGATGCCGACCACCCCGGCGGCGCCAGCTAACAGCTTTAGCAATCGCCTGCGTGAGATCCGGGCGTTCATATCCATGAATGTCGTCCTTTTGCCCTCGGTCCTTGAGTCGGCCATGCGGGAGTGGCCAGGAATCGCCACTGTACTATTTGGAGAGACGCATGACCGGCATACGAAGATACGCTGTGGTGCGCTGTTTCCGTCCGATATCGGTGGCGATACGAGCGACTTGCTCTGGCGTAAGCTCCAGCGCCTGGGCGATGACTTCCATAGGGACGCCTGCCTCGCGTCCCGCCCAGACCACATCCAGCACCTCAAACGGCACCCGGAAGAAGAACTCCTCCTGGGTCCCGCCGGCGCTGTACGTATCCGTGGTGGGCTTTCGTGCCCGGATCTCCTCCGGCACGCCCAGGTGCTGTGCCAGCTGGTAGACCTGTGTCTTGAACAAGTGCGCGATCGGGCTGACGTCCACGCCGCCGTCGCCGTGTTTGACGAAAAATCCCAGATCGTGTTCGTCTCGGTTGGCCGTGCCGACGACGGCGTAATTGCGTAATTCCGCATGGTAGTAGAGCATCGCCATGCGGGTGCGCTGCTTGAAGTTGGACGCGGCGACGATCTCGTAGTATTCACGCGGGGGGAGCCGCTTGCTGTATTCCTGCCCGTCTGGGCTGGTCACCTT
This genomic window from Chloroflexota bacterium contains:
- the nadE gene encoding NAD(+) synthase, which codes for MNGHSHSAHQPIANFDKSALDLDVAAETERITTWLRQAVHQRLRRKGAVVGISGGVDSSVVLALCVKAFGTDRVVGILLPERESSPDSTQLALKVAQHYGVQTVTEDITAALEGFGCYRRRDEAIRRVFPEYGPGWKARIVLPGNLLEQETLNFFLLKVTSPDGQEYSKRLPPREYYEIVAASNFKQRTRMAMLYYHAELRNYAVVGTANRDEHDLGFFVKHGDGGVDVSPIAHLFKTQVYQLAQHLGVPEEIRARKPTTDTYSAGGTQEEFFFRVPFEVLDVVWAGREAGVPMEVIAQALELTPEQVARIATDIGRKQRTTAYLRMPVMRLSK
- a CDS encoding DUF362 domain-containing protein; the encoded protein is MDMNARISRRRLLKLLAGAAGVVGIPGTIARVLSFRAEETRYFPDIWHHTDASVTPSMTPLRPTATSTPSATSTPSATPTATDTPAPTDTPTATDTPAATDTPTATDTPTPTDTPAATDTPTPTDTPTPTETPTATDTPTPTDTPSPTATSAAPPTTGTVVHVHSNDATYWDRTDSQYWNYVDQDVVDAMVDQGLMALTGTSTVADAWAALLPSYRPGQGIAIKVNFNNAQRVCDNTSGKIDALIQPVNAVIRGLKKRGVAESDIWVYDAIRWMPDRFVNGCLYNGVRFFDAHCRETAGFSSSDPAAYITFSPPAGTPAPPPTRITDVLIRATYVINMPILKRHSLAGISLGFKNHLGSVNKPGNFHAYIDPKGDYFSSTYNPLVDLFQNPHIQNKTILTIGDGLFGAKEFNIPPSPWSTFGGQMPNSLFFAVDPVAIDCVMCDFLAAEMSIPSEADDYLHLAYQAGIGIFERGDPWGSGYDQINYQIIQL